A single Anopheles maculipalpis chromosome 3RL, idAnoMacuDA_375_x, whole genome shotgun sequence DNA region contains:
- the LOC126562614 gene encoding peptidoglycan-recognition protein 2-like produces MLIVLNSRFFASFIERRLQTLVESFADQDSVRTILLERAGAKCFTLMLSTARTVAASSSSRLNSPVAWNRKSAQDYYDLEAGETERTPLLYVKDSSREAWRYRAKLRADDPNRVHPVAVGLMVALLIFLLLGVVVGVYLLLLTIQRPWPVSHPFFLVERPAWWQYPVALEVATLDKQAVTDVIVVDTGSEGCLNQESCVRFLQNTEQSCWSARRDHIPYNFLIGGDGVTYEARGWKSQHGFEDLPGRNTTLVVGMIGNFTDRQPTAVQYAELKAFFTESIRRFYLSPHYRLHGFINTTHATKDGTAMYNQLQRWPHWQGFV; encoded by the exons ATGTTAATCGTACTGAACAGTCGGTTTTTCGCGAGCTTCATCGAACGGCGGCTTCAAACGCTGGTGGAGTCCTTCGCCGACCAGGATTCCGTGCGGACGATCCTTCTCGAACGTGCCGGTGCTAAGTGTTTCACTCTTATGCTCTCCACAGCGCGCACCGTTGCGGCATCGAGCTCGAGCCGGTTGAATTCACCCGTCGCCTGGAACCGGAAGTCGGCGCAGGATTACTACGATCTCGAGGCGGGCGAAACCGAACGTACGCCGCTGCTGTACGTGAAGGACAGTTCGCGTGAAGCGTGGCGATATCGGGCGAAGCTGCGGGCTGATGATCCAAACCGGGTGCATCCGGTGGCGGTAGGTTTGATGGTGGCGTTGCTGATATTCCTACTGCTTGGTGTCGTGGTTGGCGTGTATCTGCTACTGCTAACAA TCCAACGTCCTTGGCCCGTTTCGCATCCATTCTTTCTAGTCGAAAGACCCGCCTGGTGGCAGTATCCGGTAGCACTGGAGGTGGCAACTCTCGATAAGCAAGCCGTTACGGATGTGATCGTGGTGGATACGGGCTCGGAAGGATGTCTGAATCAGGAGAGCTGTGTGCGCTTTCTACAAAACACCGAACAAAGCTGCTGGTCGGCACGTCGTGACCACATCCCGTACAACTTTCTCATCGGAGGTGATGGTGTGACGTACGAGGCACGTGGCTGGAAGAGTCAGCACGGGTTTGAGGATCTTCCCGGCCGGAACACAACGCTAGTAGTGGGCATGATTG GCAACTTTACCGATCGTCAACCGACGGCAGTACAGTACGCCGAGCTGAAAGCATTCTTCACCGAGTCAATTCGTCGCTTCTACCTTTCGCCACATTATCGACTTCACGGGTTCATCAATACTACCCACGCCACGAAGGACGGTACCGCCATGTACAACCAGCTGCAGCGATGGCCCCACTGGCAGGGATTCGTCTGA
- the LOC126563110 gene encoding transmembrane protein 11 homolog, mitochondrial isoform X2, with protein MSSETDSNSESELISPTVRVIREVYEGENAHEMFQSDLNKALFDKVRFIVIEPTRLGEETERWIAVGNCLHKTSLVSSAASIAISLIWRERLTIYSASFCAVSMFCTSLYAICWTCDPCVEYQVERKQRNLMKIPVPEGASSPVVLVHTGNRLATYSHRIMTALATSVCVWTVYRALK; from the exons ATGTCCAGCGAAACAGACAGCAACAGTGAAAG CGAGCTGATATCTCCCACCGTACGTGTGATCCGCGAGGTTTACGAAGGCGAAAATGCACACGAAATGTTCCAGTCCGACCTCAACAAGGCACTGTTCGATAAGGTGCGCTTCATCGTCATCGAACCGACCCGACTCGGTGAGGAAACGGAACGATGGATCGCGGTCGGCAACTGTCTGCACAAAACCTCCCTAGTCAGTAGTGCCGCATCGATAGCAATTA GTCTCATCTGGAGGGAAAGGCTCACAATCTACAGTGCTTCCTTCTGTGCCGTATCGATGTTCTGCACCAGCCTGTACGCCATCTGTTGGACCTGTGATCCGTGTGTGGAGTATCAG GTGGAGCGAAAACAGAGAAACCTCATGAAAATCCCCGTCCCGGAAGGTGCGTCATCgccggtggtgctggtgcACACTGGGAATCGGCTCGCCACGTACAGCCACCGAATTATGACCGCCCTAGCGACGTCCGTATGCGTGTGGACCGTGTATAGGGCATTAAAATAG
- the LOC126561653 gene encoding rab5 GDP/GTP exchange factor — MDKVEKIFSIKTPRIKQKDLKCRNGCGFYGNAQWNGLCSKCYRERSQKERHTKPFRLSKNSNDHQTQHAARESQQMPGADQATASNSKSAHHQQHQQLSLHSKLIPKLSGDRDEKKKKLNLIELIKKSTPGRDSEKSRHHSRQPVEKLEQEYIDALKALKIEDAAKQELKYFIHMLDQQIRKKYTTVSVDELSELVQNGYTKFRDYMHMDNSKFAGATEDVREQVLDFFERCIMTKNHKYLFSPPSTDDEDNDSYIHKRIRQLNWITADHLMCSIDEVNSEVRELAYTAITELASVDSFLSPQEKLDCIVRCCRHIFSFLKKSVEGPASADDFLPALIFVVLKSNPVRLHSNINFITRFSNASRLMSGEGGYCFTNLCCAISFIENITAESLSLTQAEFDSFMSGEHEGTSAWESALIACESLHQISENMKVMKTIASKKDELYNGIITLNEEIDTFEQEIRQTVAEVLERTPLVLQPCKTPARVVALRQQYLSSSTASAYVDPASVQSPIPVGGGHFTSNLVAVNQTINIESANSKPKKSTDDTGMAATTSNQPTSGSSSTTGPFTGEVVEQLVQSLSHTLTTPLVSVDAGPFETVAPTSPFYGLSASNSADLLSASPSFDYNNIFDAQSLDGLATPDDLATDFIRGIRNINYDFDFSDHSGDNSTAEDYDPRGVAFKSVPSVPSESTKPTISPFDLEEFDPLLQKGEGSVRRPPEPLLPLPLKPSVSAVVATGGSGGSLLDDSPGSLMLESPLKPTVADFHGLSLHGCNIPTITCATGVLHPPSGSGGGVGGQNGPKSMAGDRNANNDASLI; from the exons atGGATAAGGTGGAAAAGATATTCTCCATCAAAACGCCCCGCATTAAGCAGAAAGATTTGAAGTGCAGAAATGGATGCGGGTTTTACGGGAACGCGCAATGGAACGGGCTGTGCTCGAAGTGTTATCGCGAACGGTCACAGAAGGAGCGACATACGAAGC CATTTCGACTGTCGAAGAATAGTAACGATCACCAGACACAGCACGCTGCTCGAGAATCGCAGCAAATGCCTGGTGCGGATCAGGCAACGGCTTCCAATAGCAAGTCCGCACACcatcaacaacaccagcagctCTCGTTGCATTCGAAACTAATCCCCAAACTATCGGGTGATCGGgatgagaagaagaaaaagttaaatttaatagagctaattaaaaaatctaccCCTGGCAGAG ATTCGGAAAAATCCCGCCATCATAGTAGGCAACCGGTGGAAAAGCTCGAGCAGGAGTACATCGATGCGCTAAAAGCGCTGAAGATAGAGGATGCGGCCAAACAGGAGTTAAAATACTTCATACACATGCTCGACCAGCAGATACGCAAAAAGTACACTACGGTTAGCGTGGATGAGTTGTCGGAGCTGGTACAGAATGGGTACACCAAGTTCCGTGACTATATGCACATGGACAACTCCAAGTTTGCCGGCGCAACGGAGGATGTGCGCGAACAGGTGCTGGATTTTTTCGAACGCTGCATTATGACGAAAAATCACAAATATCTGTTCTCACCACCGTCTACCGATGACGAGGACAATGATTCGTATATACACAAGCGCATTCGGCAGCTAAACTGGATAACGGCCGACCATCTGATGTGCAGTATCGATGAGGTGAACTCGGAGGTGCGTGAGCTGGCGTACACGGCTATTACCGAGCTGGCATCGGTGGATTCATTTCTGTCACCGCAGGAAAAGCTCGACTGTATTGTGCGGTGCTGTAGGCACATCTTTAGCTTTCTGAAGAAATCGGTCGAAGGACCGGCCAGTGCGGACGATTTCTTGCCCGCGTTGATCTTTGTGGTGCTAAAATCGAACCCGGTGCGGCTGCACAGTAATATTAACTTTATCACGCGGTTCAGCAACGCTTCCCGATTGATGAGTGGCGAAGGTGGATATTGCTTCACTAAtttg TGCTGTGCTATTTCGTTCATCGAAAACATTACCGCTGAATCGCTCTCGCTGACGCAGGCCGAATTTGATAGTTTTATGTCGGGTGAGCACGAGGGCACTTCCGCGTGGGAAAGTGCACTAATTGCGTGCGAAAGTCTGCATCAGATATCGGAAAACATGAAGGTGATGAAGACGATCGCGTCGAAAAAGGACGAACTGTACAACGGGATCATTACGCTGAACGAGGAAATCGATACGTTTGAG CAAGAAATTCGACAAACCGTTGCCGAGGTGCTCGAACGTACGCCGCTTGTGCTACAACCGTGCAAAACACCAGCCCGTGTCGTCGCCCTCAGACAGCAGTACCTGTCCTCCTCGACAGCATCCGCGTACGTTGATCCTGCATCGGTACAATCGCCAATCCCAGTTGGCGGAGGTCACTTTACCTCAAACCTGGTAGCCGTCAACCAGACGATCAACATAGAGTCTGCCAACAGCAAACCAAAGAAATCAACCGATGACACCGGTATGGCCGCCACCACATCCAATCAACCCACGTCCGGTAGTTCATCAACCACTGGTCCATTCACCGGTGAAGTGGTAGAACAGTTGGTACAGAGCCTTTCCCACACGCTAACAACGCCGCTCGTATCGGTGGACGCAGGTCCATTCGAAACGGTCGCACCAACATCACCCTTCTACGGTCTCAGTGCCAGCAATTCGGCCGATCTACTCTCGGCATCACCCTCGTTCGACTACAACAACATCTTCGATGCGCAATCCCTCGACGGACTGGCCACACCGGACGATCTGGCGACGGATTTCATCCGTGGCATACGCAACATCAACTacgattttgatttttccgaTCACAGCGGTGACAATAGTACGGCGGAAGATTACGATCCGCGGGGTGTGGCCTTTAAATCGGTCCCGAGCGTACCCAGCGAATCGACCAAACCGACCATTTCACCCTTCGATCTGGAAGAGTTTGATCCGTTGTTGCAAAAAGGTGAGGGTAGCGTTCGGCGACCACCGGAACCATTGTTACCGTTGCCGTTAAAACCATCCGTATCGGCTGTGGTTGCTACCGGTGGCAGTGGGGGAAGTTTGTTGGATGATTCACCTGGTTCTTTAATGTTGGAATCACCACTGAAGCCGACGGTGGCCGATTTTCATGGGCTATCGTTGCACGGTTGTAACATTCCGACGATAACGTGCGCCACAGGCGTTTTACATCCACCGTCCGGGAGTgggggtggtgttggtggacaAAATGGCCCAAAATCAATGGCTGGCGATCGGAATGCTAATAATGACGCCAGCTTAATTTAG
- the LOC126563010 gene encoding protein lethal(2)essential for life-like, producing MSIVPIFFRNWWDDEFDRPLWNSRLLDQHFGGGVTADDLLNVIASVPDRRLQQRHHHHLHPSRYNRPWHSSCVATNRDTGSTVNVTGDKFQINLDVQQFSPEEISVKYVDKCIVVEGKHEEKQDEHGYISRHFVRRYMLPSGHNENDIVSSLSSDGILTITCPRKEIEQKKPERAIPITHTGQPVKKLAEKSVSNGAQGKKEGENMES from the coding sequence ATGTCGATTGTACCGATTTTCTTCCGCAACTGGTGGGACGACGAGTTTGATCGTCCGCTGTGGAACTCCCGGCTACTGGACCAGCACTTCGGTGGCGGTGTGACCGCGGATGACCTGCTGAACGTGATAGCATCGGTGCCGGATCGTCGACTACAGCAacgccatcaccatcatttGCATCCGAGCCGGTATAACCGTCCGTGGCACAGCTCCTGTGTGGCCACCAATCGGGACACGGGATCTACGGTGAACGTGACGGGTGACAAGTTCCAGATCAATCTGGACGTGCAACAGTTCTCGCCGGAAGAGATCTCGGTGAAGTACGTGGACAAATGCATTGTTGTGGAGGGCAAGCACGAGGAGAAGCAGGACGAGCATGGCTACATCTCGCGACATTTTGTGCGCCGCTACATGCTACCGAGCGGTCACAACGAGAACGATATCGTGTCGTCCCTGTCGTCCGATGGCATCCTGACGATTACCTGTCCACGGAAGGAGATTGAGCAGAAAAAGCCCGAACGCGCCATTCCGATTACGCACACTGGACAGCCGGTGAAGAAGCTGGCCGAAAAGTCTGTCTCGAACGGGGCACAGGGCAAGAAGGAGGGAGAGAATATGGAATCATAA
- the LOC126561434 gene encoding splicing factor 3B subunit 3 yields MYLYNFILQRATGITHAVHGSFAGTKLQEILLAKGKGLELVRPDPNTGKVHTLLQTEVFGVVRSLMSFRLTGGSKDYAVIGSDSGRIVILEYNPVKNQLEKVHQETFGKSGCRRIVPGQYLAIDPKGRAVMIGAVEKQKLVYILNRDSEARLTISSPLEAHKSNTLTYHMVGVDVGFENPMFACLEIDYEEADTDPTGEAATKTQQTLTFYELDLGLNHVVRKYSEPLEEHANFLISVPGGNDGPSGVLICSENYLTYKNLGDQHDIRCPIPRRRNDLDDPERGMIFICSATHRTKSMYFFLVQTEQGDIFKVTLETDDDVVSEIKLKYFDTVPPATAMCVLKTGFLFVACEFGNHYLYQIAHLGDDDDEPEFSSAMPLEEGDTFFFAPRQLKNLVMVDDIPSYAPILGCQVADLANEDTPQLYLACGRGPRSSIRVLRHGLEVSEMAVSELPGNPNAVWTVKKRIDDEFDAYIIVSFVNATLVLSIGDTVEEVTDSGFLGTTPTLCCSALGDDALVQVYPDGIRHIRADKRVNEWKAPGKKTIMKCAVNQRQVVIALSGGELVYFEMDPTGQLNEYTERKKMPSEVMCMALGSVPSGEQRSWFLAVGLADNTVRIISLDPADCLSPRSMQALPSAAESLCIVEMGTVETSDDDEGITTTTGCIYLNIGLTNGVLLRTVLDPVSGDLADTRTRYLGSRPVKLFRIQMQGSEAVLAMSSRSWLSYYYQNRFHLTPLSYETLEYASGFSSEQCSEGIVAISTNTLRILALEKLGAVFNQITFPLEYTPKRFAIHHETGKLIISETDHNAYTEETKTIRKKQMADEMREAAGEDEQELANEMADAFINEVLPEDVFSSPKAGTGMWASQIRVMDPINGHTYSKVQLAQNEAVLSLALVRFAVDQKWYVVAGVAKDLQINPKISNGGFIDVYKVDSQTHQLEHMHRTEIDDAPGALAPFQGRLLAGIGKVLRIYDLGKKKLLRKCENKHIPNQIVNIQGMGQRVYVSDVQESVYCIKYKRAENQLIIFADDTHPRWITSATLLDYDTIATGDKFGNIAILRLPHSVSDDVDEDPTGNKALWDRGLLNGASQKAENICTFHLGEIVMSLQKATLIPGGSESVIYATMSGTVGALVPFTSREDFDFFQHLEMHMRNENPPMCGRDHLSYRSYYYPVKNVMDGDLCEQFTSLDPAKQKSIASDLGRTPSEVAKKLEDIRTRYAF; encoded by the exons ATGTATCTGTACAACTTCATCTTACAACGCGCCACCGGCATCACGCACGCGGTGCACGGAAGCTTTGCCGGCACCAAGTTGCAGGAAATTTTGCTTGCCAAGGGCAAAGGGTTGGAGCTGGTACGGCCGGACCCGAACACGGGCAAGGTGCACACGTTGCTGCAGACGGAAGTGTTCGGCGTCGTGCGCTCGTTGATGTCCTTCCGACTTACGGGCGGGTCGAAAG ATTATGCCGTGATCGGTTCGGACTCGGGACGCATTGTGATCCTCGAGTACAATCCGGTCAAGAATCAGCTCGAAAAGGTACACCAGGAAACGTTCGGCAAGTCAGGATGTCGGCGTATCGTTCCCGGCCAATATTTGGCCATCGATCCGAAGGGCCGCGCCGTCATGATCGGTGCAGTCGAGAAGCAGAAGCTTGTCTACATCCTGAACCGCGATTCCGAGGCTCGGCTTACCATTTCATCACCGCTGGAAGCGCACAAATCCAACACACTCACCTACCATATGGTTGGCGTAGACGTTGGCTTTGAGAATCCCATGTTTGCATGTCTGGAAATCGATTACGAAGAGGCCGACACAGATCCGACCGGTGAAGCGGCCACCAAGACGCAACAAACGCTCACATTCTACGAGCTCGATCTGGGACTGAATCACGTGGTGCGTAAATATTCGGAACCACTGGAAGAACACGCCAACTTTCTCATATCCGTACCGGGTGGTAACGATGGTCCGTCCGGTGTGCTGATCTGCTCGGAGAACTATTTGACGTACAAAAATTTGGGCGATCAGCATGACATCCGCTGTCCGATTCCACGCCGCCGTAACGATCTGGACGATCCGGAACGTGGCATGATATTCATCTGCTCGGCCACACATCGCACCAAATCTATGTACTTCTTCCTGGTGCAAACAGAACAGGGCGATATCTTCAAGGTAACGCTCGAAACTGACGATGATGTGGTGTCGGAAATAAAGCTAAAGTACTTCGACACGGTACCACCGGCAACGGCCATGTGCGTGCTGAAGACGGGCTTCCTGTTTGTGGCGTGCGAGTTCGGCAATCACTATCTGTACCAGATCGCTCATCTgggtgatgatgacgatgagcCGGAGTTTAGTTCGGCGATGCCACTCGAGGAGGGCGATACGTTCTTCTTCGCACCGAGACAGCTGAAGAATTTGGTGATGGTAGACGATATCCCGTCGTACGCACCGATTCTTGGCTGTCAGGTGGCGGATTTGGCGAACGAAGACACACCGCAGCTGTACTTGGCGTGCGGTCGGGGACCACGTTCCTCGATCCGGGTGCTGCGACATGGGCTGGAGGTATCGGAAATGGCCGTCTCGGAGCTGCCTGGTAATCCGAATGCTGTGTGGACCGTGAAGAAAAGAATTGATG ACGAATTCGATGCGTACATCATCGTATCGTTCGTGAACGCTACGCTGGTGCTGAGCATTGGCGATACGGTCGAGGAAGTGACGGACAGCGGTTTCCTCGGCACGACACCGACGCTTTGCTGCAGTGCGCTCGGTGATGATGCGCTGGTTCAGGTCTATCCGGACGGCATTCGGCACATCCGGGCGGATAAGCGTGTGAACGAATGGAAAGCGCCGGGCAAGAAAACGATCATGAAGTGTGCGGTTAATCAGCGGCAGGTCGTCATTGCGCTTTCCGGTGGTGAGCTGGTATACTTCGAGATGGATCCG ACCGGTCAACTGAACGAGTACActgagcgaaaaaaaatgccCAGCGAAGTCATGTGCATGGCGCTCGGATCGGTTCCCAGCGGTGAGCAACGGTCGTGGTTTTTAGCCGTCGGTTTGGCCGACAACACCGTACGCATCATATCGTTGGATCCGGCCGACTGCCTTTCGCCACGCTCCATGCAAGCCCTACCCTCGGCGGCCGAATCGCTCTGTATCGTTGAAATGGGCACGGTGGAAACGTCCGACGATGACGAAGGCATTACCACCACTACCGGCTGTATTTATCTAAACATTGGTCTCACGAACGGTGTACTGCTACGCACGGTGCTCGATCCAGTGTCGGGTGATCTTgccgacacacgcacacgctatCTTGGCTCGCGACCGGTTAAGCTCTTCCGCATCCAGATGCAAGGCTCGGAAGCGGTTCTCGCCATGTCGAGCCGTTCCTGGCTGAGCTACTACTACCAGAACCGTTTCCATCTGACACCACTCTCGTACGAAACGCTCGAGTATGCGTCCGGCTTTTCCAGCGAACAGTGTTCGGAAGGTATTGTGGCCATCTCAACCAACACGCTGCGTATTCTGGCACTCGAAAAGCTTGGAGCCGTGTTTAATCAAATCACCTTCCCGTTGGAATACACTCCCAAACGGTTTGCCATCCATCACGAAACGGGCAAGCTGATCATCAGCGAAACCGATCACAACGCGTACACGGAGGAAACGAAAACCATACGCAAAAAGCAAATGGCGGACGAGATGCGGGAAGCAGCTGGGGAGGATGAGCAGGAGCTTGCGAACGAAATGGCGGACGCGTTCATCAACGAAGTGCTGCCGGAGGATGTGTTCTCGTCGCCGAAAGCCGGCACAGGCATGTGGGCATCACAGATACGCGTGATGGATCCGATCAACGGACACACATACTCGAAGGTGCAGCTGGCACAGAACGAAGCCGTCCTTTCGCTGGCCCTCGTACGCTTTGCCGTCGATCAGAAGTGGTACGTGGTGGCTGGTGTGGCGAAAGATTTGCAAATTAACCCGAAAATCAGCAACGGTGGCTTCATCGACGTGTACAAGGTGGACAGCCAGACGCACCAGCTCGAGCACATGCATCGCACGGAGATTGATGATGCGCCCGGTGCACTCGCTCCGTTCCAGGGTCGGCTGCTTGCCGGCATTGGCAAAGTGCTCCGTATCTACGATCTGGGCAAGAAGAAGCTGCTGCGCAAAtgcgaaaacaaacacattcccAACCAGATCGTCAACATCCAAGGTATGGGCCAGCGGGTGTACGTGTCGGATGTGCAGGAATCGGTGTACTGCATCAAGTACAAGCGGGCGGAAAATCAGCTCATTATCTTTGCCGATGACACACATCCCCGGTGGATCACATCGGCCACACTGCTCGATTACGATACGATCGCGACGGGCGATAAGTTTGGCAATATTGCCATTCTCCGTCTGCCCCACTCCGTCTCGGATGATGTGGACGAAGATCCAACAGGCAATAAGGCACTGTGGGATCGTGGTCTGTTGAACGGTGCTTCACAGAAGGCGGAAAACATTTGCACGTTCCATCTCGGGGAGATCGTAATGTCCCTACAGAAGGCAACCCTTATCCCGGGAGGATCCGAATCGGTCATTTATGCAACGATGAGCGGAACTGTTGGTGCACTGGTACCTTTCACGAGCCGGGAGGACTTTGACTTTTTCCAGCATCTGGAAATGCACATGAGAAATGAAAATCCGCCCATGTGTGGACGGGATCATTTGAGCTACAGGAGCTACTACTACCCGGTAAAGAATGTGATGGATGGCGATTTGTGCGAGCAATTTACGTCGCTAGATCCGGCCAAACAGAAGAGTATTGCTTCGGACCTGGGACGGACGCCGAGTGAGGTGGCGAAGAAGCTGGAGGACATACGGACGCGATATGCGTTCTAA
- the LOC126562556 gene encoding clavesin-1 — MTTTRVILNFPWTSSEKLKGDFFQDTGVTDAVMKIARKELREDKSIREQSLEQLREWLHKNGDVENVRTDDLFLLRFLRTKKFSVPMAQQMILKYLNFRKVFTHLIHTLDFMSPSVLKLLNGGYIFPSPIRDKHGRRVIVGFANHFNPAEHNSSDMARLHFITYETLMEDPENQICGLVHIGDFKGISTAHVACWNPTDFLRIMKWGEQSIPMRNKEVHLVNVPSTVKYIIEAGKSMVSKKMKERLQVHVTVQDLCRKVDPACLPKEMGGTMPMAEMIELWKMELAAKRNLVLTSSNMRILSDRGIVSRNGTDRNNNSAHSNSLGMETITGSFRKLEVD, encoded by the exons ATGACGACCACACGCGTGATACTAAACTTCCCGTGGACCAGCAGCGAAAAGCTGAAGGGTGACTTCTTTCAGGACACCGGTGTCACCGATGCTGTTATGAAGATCGCCCGCAAGGAGCTGCGTGAAGACAAATCCATCCGAGAACAGTCGCTAGAACAGTTGCGCGAATGGTTACACAAGAACGGGGACGTCGAGAATGTCCGAACGGACGATCTGTTTCTGTTGCGATTTTTGCGCACGAAAAAGTTTAGCGTCCCGATGGCACAGCAGATGATACTGAAGTATCTGAACTTTCGCAAAGTGTTTACCCATCTGATCCACACGCTCGACTTTATGTCGCCCAGTGTGCTGAAGCTGCTGAACGGTGGTTACATCTTTCCGTCCCCGATTCGGGACAAGCACGGACGTCGTGTGATTGTTGGGTTTGCTA ATCACTTCAATCCGGCCGAACACAACAGCTCCGATATGGCACGGTTGCACTTCATCACCTACGAAACGCTGATGGAAGATCCGGAGAATCAAATTTGCGGCCTGGTGCATATTGGCGACTTTAAGGGCATCTCGACCGCGCACGTTGCCTGTTGGAATCCGACCGACTTTCTGCGCATCATGAAGTGGGGCGAACAGTCGATCCCGATGCGAAACAAGGAGGTACATCTGGTGAATGTGCCCTCGACCGTAAAGTACATCATCGAGGCCGGCAAGTCGATGGTTAGCAAAAAGATGAAGGAACGACTACAG GTTCACGTCACCGTACAGGATCTCTGCCGGAAGGTTGATCCAGCCTGTCTGCCGAAGGAGATGGGCGGTACGATGCCGATGGCTGAGATGATCGAGCTGTGGAAGATGGAGCTAGCGGCCAAACGGAACCTCGTCCTTACCTCGTCCAACATGCGCATCCTTAGCGATCGGGGTATCGTCTCGCGGAACGGTACCGATCGAAACAATAACAGCGCCCACAGCAACTCGCTCGGCATGGAAACGATCACCGGTAGCTTCCGCAAGCTGGAGGTGGACTAg
- the LOC126563110 gene encoding transmembrane protein 11 homolog, mitochondrial isoform X1: MSELATETKRLSPIDELISPTVRVIREVYEGENAHEMFQSDLNKALFDKVRFIVIEPTRLGEETERWIAVGNCLHKTSLVSSAASIAISLIWRERLTIYSASFCAVSMFCTSLYAICWTCDPCVEYQVERKQRNLMKIPVPEGASSPVVLVHTGNRLATYSHRIMTALATSVCVWTVYRALK, translated from the exons ATGTCCGAGCTTGcgaccgaaacgaaacgattaAGTCCCATCGA CGAGCTGATATCTCCCACCGTACGTGTGATCCGCGAGGTTTACGAAGGCGAAAATGCACACGAAATGTTCCAGTCCGACCTCAACAAGGCACTGTTCGATAAGGTGCGCTTCATCGTCATCGAACCGACCCGACTCGGTGAGGAAACGGAACGATGGATCGCGGTCGGCAACTGTCTGCACAAAACCTCCCTAGTCAGTAGTGCCGCATCGATAGCAATTA GTCTCATCTGGAGGGAAAGGCTCACAATCTACAGTGCTTCCTTCTGTGCCGTATCGATGTTCTGCACCAGCCTGTACGCCATCTGTTGGACCTGTGATCCGTGTGTGGAGTATCAG GTGGAGCGAAAACAGAGAAACCTCATGAAAATCCCCGTCCCGGAAGGTGCGTCATCgccggtggtgctggtgcACACTGGGAATCGGCTCGCCACGTACAGCCACCGAATTATGACCGCCCTAGCGACGTCCGTATGCGTGTGGACCGTGTATAGGGCATTAAAATAG
- the LOC126563025 gene encoding protein lethal(2)essential for life-like: MSIVPIFFRNWWDDEFDRPLWNSRLLDQHFGGGVTADDLLNVIASVPDRRLQQRHHHHLHPSRYNRPWHSSCVATNRDTGSTVNVTGDKFQINLDVQQFSPEEISVKYVDKCIVVEGKHEEKQDEHGYISRHFVRRYMLPSGHNENDIVSSLSSDGILTITCPRKEIEQKKPERAIPITHTGQPVKKLAAGSAQDKKEGEKMEP; the protein is encoded by the coding sequence ATGTCGATTGTACCGATTTTCTTCCGCAACTGGTGGGACGACGAGTTTGATCGTCCGCTGTGGAACTCCCGGCTGCTGGACCAGCACTTCGGTGGCGGTGTGACCGCGGATGACCTGCTGAACGTGATAGCATCGGTGCCGGATCGTCGACTACAGCAacgccatcaccatcatttGCATCCGAGCCGGTATAACCGTCCGTGGCACAGCTCCTGTGTGGCCACCAATCGGGACACGGGATCTACGGTGAACGTGACGGGTGACAAGTTCCAGATCAATCTGGACGTGCAACAGTTCTCGCCGGAAGAGATCTCGGTGAAGTACGTGGACAAATGCATTGTTGTGGAGGGCAAGCACGAGGAGAAGCAGGACGAGCATGGCTACATCTCGCGACACTTTGTGCGCCGCTACATGCTACCGAGCGGTCACAACGAGAACGATATCGTGTCGTCCCTGTCGTCCGATGGCATCCTGACGATTACCTGTCCACGGAAGGAGATTGAGCAGAAAAAGCCCGAACGCGCCATTCCGATTACGCACACTGGACAGCCGGTGAAGAAGCTGGCCGCAGGAAGTGCACAGGATAAAAAGGAGGGAGAGAAAATGGAGCCATAA